In the Xiamenia xianingshaonis genome, one interval contains:
- a CDS encoding DHA2 family efflux MFS transporter permease subunit — protein MNDEARSRKDVYLLFAIVVLSSALGNLSQTSVNAMLVDISGTFGTSVGLLQWLTTSYMLVLGITVPASAFLERRFNMRTQVLLAQGLFLAGCLADFVAPTFEVLLAGRVLQAVGAGMLLPLMQTIAIRRFPAGRQATAMGIAGIALGFAPNIGPTLGGAVSFQWGWQSFFVLLGVLTAALIVWTLFAVPRSDHFDRTARLDVASLAQSTLGFGGLLLGLSNASSFSLADPMVWGPVVFGAAFLVVFVQRQRRVPNPLVSMDIFKDSQFTRGFIGQSLLTTSFMGITLVVPLYVQGLCGGSALEAGMVLLPGTVAALVINPIGGVLTDRIGVRPVGLIFGTFLAVGAASMAFVDANTPLWLVMAMQGVRACGVSGLIGPLTSWSLGALQGPLVASGSSFCIVVRQACASFGTSVMVFAITAVGATAAGAAHPALPYQLAFGFSAAVAVALLAFIVAKVR, from the coding sequence ATGAACGACGAGGCTCGTTCGCGCAAAGACGTATATCTGTTGTTCGCCATCGTGGTGCTGTCTTCGGCGTTGGGAAACCTGTCGCAGACGTCGGTGAATGCGATGCTCGTTGACATCAGCGGCACGTTCGGCACGAGCGTGGGTCTTTTGCAGTGGCTGACGACCAGCTATATGCTGGTGCTGGGCATCACGGTGCCGGCGTCGGCTTTTTTGGAGCGGCGTTTCAATATGCGCACGCAGGTGCTGCTGGCCCAAGGCTTGTTTCTGGCGGGTTGCCTGGCCGATTTCGTCGCGCCGACTTTCGAGGTTTTGCTGGCGGGGCGCGTGCTGCAGGCCGTTGGGGCCGGCATGTTGCTGCCGCTTATGCAGACGATCGCCATCAGGCGTTTTCCCGCCGGCCGGCAGGCTACGGCCATGGGCATCGCGGGCATTGCCCTGGGGTTTGCACCCAACATCGGGCCGACCCTCGGCGGCGCCGTGAGCTTTCAGTGGGGCTGGCAGAGCTTCTTTGTGCTGCTGGGCGTCTTGACGGCGGCGCTCATCGTCTGGACGCTTTTCGCGGTGCCGCGTTCGGACCACTTTGATCGCACGGCCCGGCTCGACGTGGCGTCGCTTGCGCAGTCCACGCTCGGCTTCGGCGGGCTGCTGCTGGGCCTTTCCAACGCGAGCAGTTTTTCGCTGGCCGATCCGATGGTGTGGGGCCCGGTCGTGTTCGGGGCTGCGTTTTTGGTGGTGTTCGTGCAGCGTCAGCGGCGCGTGCCCAATCCGCTCGTCTCGATGGACATTTTCAAGGATTCCCAGTTCACGCGCGGTTTTATTGGACAAAGCCTGCTGACGACGTCGTTCATGGGCATCACACTCGTCGTTCCTTTGTACGTCCAAGGGCTATGCGGCGGCTCGGCGCTTGAGGCGGGCATGGTGCTTTTGCCGGGCACGGTGGCGGCGCTGGTGATCAATCCGATCGGCGGCGTGCTGACCGACCGCATCGGCGTGCGGCCGGTCGGGCTGATCTTCGGCACGTTTTTGGCGGTGGGCGCCGCATCGATGGCGTTCGTGGACGCAAACACGCCGCTGTGGCTCGTCATGGCGATGCAGGGCGTGCGCGCTTGCGGCGTGTCGGGCCTGATCGGGCCTTTGACCTCGTGGAGCTTGGGGGCGCTGCAGGGGCCGCTCGTGGCGTCGGGGTCGTCGTTCTGCATTGTGGTGCGGCAGGCGTGCGCGTCGTTCGGCACGAGCGTCATGGTGTTCGCCATCACGGCCGTCGGCGCGACGGCGGCAGGGGCGGCGCATCCGGCTCTGCCGTACCAGCTTGCGTTCGGGTTTTCCGCGGCGGTGGCCGTCGCGCTGCTCGCGTTCATCGTCGCGAAAGTGCGGTAG
- a CDS encoding energy-coupling factor transporter transmembrane component T family protein, which produces MTGFLEFVPGTSMLHRMNPAAKLGCALLVSIACFCTSNLVLLLAILALDFALAASCSLTRQALGLARAVTVFSAVLAIIALLTTPTGAVIASLPWGYIGTGSLTTAVLVIVRLVACAVPLFLVMYVTQLVDIANSLVKILHVPYKYAFTLISAVHFIPVFLNDMSGIMEAQTARGVEFDGGLARKVRLMIPLCVPLLVSSVRKTNSAAIAAEIRGFHLRTRTSGFKDYPFHAADVAALAACVALLALAVGSNFMG; this is translated from the coding sequence ATGACCGGATTTCTCGAATTCGTCCCCGGCACGAGCATGCTACACCGCATGAACCCTGCGGCAAAGCTCGGATGCGCCCTGCTTGTTTCCATCGCGTGCTTCTGCACGTCGAACCTCGTGCTGCTTCTCGCCATCCTGGCCCTGGACTTCGCCCTGGCCGCCAGCTGCTCCCTGACGCGCCAAGCGCTCGGCCTGGCGCGGGCCGTGACGGTCTTTTCGGCGGTGCTGGCGATCATCGCGCTGCTGACCACGCCGACGGGCGCCGTCATCGCTTCGCTGCCGTGGGGCTACATCGGCACCGGCAGCCTGACGACCGCCGTGCTCGTCATCGTGCGCCTGGTCGCCTGCGCGGTGCCGCTGTTTTTGGTCATGTACGTGACGCAGCTGGTCGACATTGCAAATTCGCTCGTCAAGATCTTGCACGTGCCTTACAAGTATGCGTTCACCCTCATTTCCGCCGTGCACTTCATCCCGGTGTTCTTGAACGACATGTCCGGCATCATGGAGGCCCAAACGGCCCGCGGCGTGGAATTCGACGGCGGCCTCGCGCGCAAGGTGCGCCTCATGATCCCGCTGTGCGTGCCGCTTTTGGTGTCGTCGGTGCGAAAGACCAACTCCGCCGCCATAGCCGCCGAGATCCGCGGATTCCACCTGCGCACGCGCACGAGCGGGTTCAAGGACTACCCCTTCCACGCCGCCGACGTGGCGGCGCTCGCAGCCTGCGTCGCGCTGCTCGCCCTGGCCGTCGGGTCGAACTTCATGGGGTGA
- the pth gene encoding aminoacyl-tRNA hydrolase: MSETYLIVGLGNPGEEYAHTRHNAGFDTIDKLAKEVGVRYWKTECGALAAKGAYRDCDVVLAKPQSYMNTSGGPVKQLMNAYGVSADRLVVIHDELDIAPDAVRAKFGGGHAGHNGLRSICDKLGTRDWFRVRVGIGRPPGRMPVVDWVLSRPKKEAADDFEYVCDKAVQATLCLITEGLDQTQQRFNS, encoded by the coding sequence GTGTCAGAAACATATTTGATAGTCGGCCTGGGGAATCCGGGCGAAGAATACGCGCACACCAGGCACAACGCCGGCTTCGACACCATCGACAAGCTGGCCAAAGAGGTGGGCGTGCGCTACTGGAAGACCGAATGCGGGGCGCTTGCGGCCAAGGGCGCCTACCGCGATTGCGACGTGGTGCTCGCGAAGCCGCAGAGCTACATGAACACCTCGGGCGGCCCGGTCAAGCAGCTCATGAACGCCTATGGGGTGTCGGCAGACCGTCTCGTCGTCATCCACGACGAGCTGGACATTGCGCCGGACGCCGTCCGCGCGAAGTTCGGCGGAGGGCACGCCGGCCACAACGGGCTGCGGTCGATCTGCGACAAGCTGGGCACGCGCGACTGGTTTCGCGTGCGCGTGGGCATCGGGAGGCCGCCGGGGCGCATGCCGGTGGTCGACTGGGTGCTGTCACGTCCGAAAAAGGAGGCGGCGGACGACTTCGAATACGTCTGCGACAAGGCGGTGCAGGCAACGTTGTGCCTGATCACCGAGGGGCTTGACCAGACGCAGCAACGGTTCAACTCATAG
- a CDS encoding ATP-binding cassette domain-containing protein, producing MTSQTSANAAHHTSKGSRAGGLTVQDLILVAVLLAAGAVLKLTVSSFLSFAGMKPNFIIAMYCLAIILVRPSIAQSVIIGLLAGLMCQIPMLNATPWVNIASETLGALACGLLIRVPMQAGKVNLNPPVATFLSTVVSGYAFAIIVGVALNGLSLPVTLATYAIMVFGTAAINCIVVTVLDIPLRKVLKRNDDAPSRVAATQTAGQEPAASAPIARSTSTSIIFDGFGFRYAEGDAPVLRDVSLIIPQGTFVGVTGAAGSGKSTLTYAINGVIPHCYPGESAGSVSVMGHDVATTPLTDLSRLVGSVCQDIDSQMVSSVVEDEVLYGLENFGVPKDQVERRLTNALEAMGIAELRHRAIDSLSGGQKQKVAIASIIALEPAVLVLDEPTAELDPASSTAVFDLLARYAEEHGTTVVVVEQKIALLSDYADTLLIMEDGRIRFQGAPADVLMHSDELLEIGVNCPRSTSLVNRLRDAGLYDGVATRNVAQACAVCKEVLA from the coding sequence ATGACAAGCCAAACGAGCGCGAACGCCGCGCACCACACGTCGAAGGGAAGCCGCGCAGGCGGGCTGACGGTCCAAGACCTCATTTTGGTGGCGGTGCTTCTTGCCGCCGGCGCCGTGCTGAAGCTCACCGTTTCGAGCTTCCTCAGCTTCGCGGGCATGAAGCCGAACTTCATCATCGCCATGTACTGCCTGGCCATCATCTTGGTGCGGCCCAGCATCGCGCAGTCGGTGATCATCGGCCTGCTCGCCGGCCTCATGTGCCAGATCCCCATGCTCAACGCCACGCCCTGGGTCAACATCGCGTCGGAAACCTTGGGGGCGCTCGCCTGCGGCCTGCTCATCCGCGTGCCCATGCAGGCGGGCAAGGTCAACCTGAACCCGCCGGTCGCGACGTTTTTGTCCACCGTGGTGTCTGGGTACGCCTTCGCGATCATCGTGGGCGTGGCGCTCAACGGCCTCAGCCTGCCGGTGACGCTGGCGACCTACGCGATCATGGTGTTCGGGACGGCGGCCATCAACTGCATCGTGGTGACGGTGCTCGACATTCCGCTGCGCAAGGTGCTCAAGCGCAACGACGACGCCCCAAGCCGCGTCGCGGCGACTCAAACCGCAGGTCAGGAGCCTGCTGCTTCGGCGCCCATCGCACGTTCCACGTCCACCTCGATCATCTTCGACGGCTTCGGCTTCCGCTATGCCGAAGGCGACGCCCCCGTTCTGCGCGACGTCAGCCTCATCATTCCGCAGGGCACGTTCGTCGGCGTCACGGGCGCGGCCGGCTCGGGCAAGTCGACGCTCACCTACGCCATCAACGGCGTCATCCCCCACTGCTATCCCGGCGAGAGCGCCGGCTCGGTTTCGGTCATGGGCCACGATGTGGCCACAACGCCGCTGACGGACCTGTCGCGCCTGGTGGGAAGCGTCTGCCAGGACATCGACTCGCAAATGGTGTCTTCGGTGGTGGAAGACGAGGTGCTCTACGGCCTGGAGAACTTCGGCGTGCCGAAAGACCAGGTCGAACGGCGCCTGACCAATGCGCTTGAGGCCATGGGCATCGCCGAGCTGCGCCACCGCGCCATCGACAGCCTCTCCGGCGGCCAGAAGCAGAAGGTGGCCATCGCGTCCATCATCGCGCTCGAGCCGGCGGTGCTCGTGCTTGACGAGCCCACCGCCGAGCTGGACCCCGCCTCGTCGACGGCCGTGTTCGACCTGCTGGCCCGCTACGCCGAAGAACACGGCACCACCGTCGTCGTGGTCGAGCAGAAGATCGCGCTGCTGTCCGACTACGCCGACACGCTGCTCATCATGGAAGACGGGCGCATCCGCTTCCAAGGCGCTCCGGCCGACGTGCTCATGCACTCCGACGAGCTGCTGGAAATCGGCGTGAACTGCCCGCGGTCGACAAGCCTGGTCAACCGCCTGCGCGACGCGGGACTCTACGACGGCGTTGCGACCCGCAACGTGGCCCAGGCGTGCGCCGTTTGCAAGGAGGTGCTCGCATGA
- a CDS encoding energy-coupling factor ABC transporter ATP-binding protein — MIEFSHVSASYDTETPILDDVSFTIGDGEFVAFVGENGAGKSTTMRLANGLLKPTAGRVLIDGVPTTELRTSELARRVGFLFQNPDRQICCNTVRDELLFGFAAQNRETEAAREQVDAMAARFGLDPDAEPYLLNRGARQLLALASVIVLAPPVLLLDEPTTGLDFRECAKVMDVIADMHARGATVIMVCHDMEVVGDYAQRVIAMARGGVVDDGPAFRVLRNRETLQRAHLVPPQIVDVSLRLSQCDAPALADTPVARANTLDDMTAAVIALATAKES; from the coding sequence ATGATCGAGTTTTCCCACGTCAGCGCCTCGTACGATACCGAAACCCCCATTTTGGACGACGTGAGCTTCACCATCGGCGACGGCGAGTTCGTCGCCTTCGTCGGAGAGAACGGCGCCGGCAAGTCCACGACCATGCGCCTTGCGAACGGCCTTTTGAAGCCCACGGCCGGACGCGTGCTCATCGACGGCGTGCCCACCACCGAGCTGCGCACGAGCGAGCTGGCCCGGCGGGTCGGTTTCCTGTTCCAAAACCCCGACCGGCAGATCTGCTGCAACACCGTGCGCGACGAGCTGCTGTTCGGCTTTGCCGCGCAGAACCGCGAAACCGAGGCCGCCCGAGAACAGGTCGACGCGATGGCCGCCCGCTTTGGGCTCGACCCCGACGCCGAGCCCTACCTGCTCAACCGCGGCGCCCGCCAGCTGCTCGCCTTGGCCTCGGTCATCGTGCTGGCGCCTCCCGTGCTGCTGCTTGACGAGCCCACCACCGGCCTCGACTTCCGCGAATGCGCCAAGGTCATGGACGTCATCGCCGACATGCACGCCCGCGGCGCCACGGTGATCATGGTCTGCCACGACATGGAAGTCGTGGGCGACTATGCACAGCGGGTCATCGCCATGGCCCGGGGAGGCGTCGTGGACGACGGCCCTGCCTTCCGCGTGCTGCGCAACCGGGAAACGCTTCAACGCGCCCACCTCGTGCCGCCTCAGATCGTCGACGTTTCCCTGCGGCTGTCCCAGTGCGACGCGCCGGCGCTGGCCGACACGCCCGTGGCCCGCGCGAACACCCTCGACGACATGACCGCGGCCGTCATAGCCCTCGCAACCGCAAAGGAGTCCTGA